The Fundulus heteroclitus isolate FHET01 unplaced genomic scaffold, MU-UCD_Fhet_4.1 scaffold_46, whole genome shotgun sequence genomic sequence tccaggttggtgagaaagtttcctctctaaggaaacccagcaggttgcatcaagtctctccaagcagcattcactcctcctgaaagagcgtagagccacagtggacagtcgtctgcattgttgatggctttgcagcaatccctcatactgagcatgcatgaagccacagtggagaggaaaactcccctttaacagggaggagaacctccagcagaaccagaaccaggctcagtgtgaacgctcatctgcctccacccactggggcttagagaagacagagcagagacacagaaagctcagaagctcacattgacccaggagtactttctatggtagagaagacagagcagagacacagaaagctcagaagctcacattcacccaggagtactttctatgttagagaagacagagcagagacacagaaagcacagaagctcacattgacccaggagtactttctatgttagagaagacagagcagagacacagaaagcacagaagctcacattgacccaggagtactttctatgttagatggtaatagaggatgatctgcctcccctgatgatgtcacagctaacagaacgccagaccaggtgtaccttctatgaagagaaaaatcacagaacaaaaagttaaaagctgaaataacaccaaacaatgcagattggagagcagtaggagaactcagcagagagagagaaatagaccccgATATTCctaaggtgaaaaaaggaaactctggaaacctgtttaatatgggatttaaatgacatgtcttggtcaaaaataacaccaagattttttactttattaccagaggccaagttaatgccatccagattaagtgattgattaagaagtttattttttgaggactctggcccaaagattacaacttctgtcttgtcagaatttagatgcaggaaatttaaagtcatccagcttttgatgtcatcaagacatgactgcagtcgaagtaactgattggattcatcaggatttatggataaatatagctgagtatcatcagcataacagtggaaattaatcccatgctgtctgataattttgccaatcggaagcatatatatagtaaagagaattggtccaaggactgaaccctgtggtactccacaagtgaccctagagtttgaggaagatttattattaacatgaacaaattggaatctgtctgacagataagatttaaaccagcctaatgctttccccttaatccctacagtatgttcaagtctttgtaggagaatattgtgatcaactgtatcaaatgcagcactgagatctaacaggacaagtatagacacaagtccattatctgaggccatgagaatatcattagtgaccttcaccagagctgtttcagtgctatgatgagctctgaagcctgactgaagctcctcaagtaggtcattactttgtaaatgttcacaaagttgattagcaactactttctcaagaattttagataagaaaagaagattagatataggtctgtaatttactaactcatcttgatcaagagatggtttcttaagtaaaggtttaataacagctactttaaaagcctgtggtacatatccatttactaaggatagattaatcatgtctaaaataggaccactgatcagagggaatacctccttacataacttggttgggattgggtctaacatacaggtagaaggtttagatgaagctaaaattttagatagctcagaaagcttcactgcttctaaacagttcaaacactgcgcaggttctaaggattcctccaacgctgcctcacttactgaggacgaggtaatcatgtttgggaggatgccgattattttatttttaatggaatcaattttatttatgaagaatcccataaaatcattccTGCTGATGATGAACTTTGACCCTGCTAAATGCTAACTGCTAACCAACGAGGGGCTTAAAGACTCAAACTGCTGCAAGAACCAGCAGAAATTACACCTGGAGGGCTACCTGAGCAACACGCCCTGGCAGCCCCATCAGGGAGCCACACCGaccaatcagagtgaacagagagcagcagccagcTGTGATTGGCCGGTCCAGATCGTCCACCAGGGGTCCGCCGACTCACCGCAGCCAGTGGCGTTTGCTGGTGTTGGTGTGGCAGCAGATGGCGTCGTACTGGTCGGCCAACCAGACGATCAGGATGATGTAGAACGCCGTGGTCGTGTCGTTGAAGAACTCCGACATGATGGCCTCCATGCCTGGCGGTGAGAGAGGAAGAACAGCTGTGAGCGCCACCTAGAGACGACGCAGGAGGTCAGGGGTCATGCTGCGGCGGCACAAACTCACCAACCAGAGCCAGGATGACGGTGAGCAGAGGGGCTGCTGGGAAGCCGATGGTCATGTTCATCTCCAACATCTGAAGAAGGTCCACTAGAACAACAGAGACCAGGTCCATTACTGACAGAACCGGGTCTGATGTTGGGTTAAAGTGCTGAGAGGTGGACCTGCAAACCTGAGCCGGACCAGACCGGAACCGTTCTGGTCGGGATCAGACTACACAGGGTCCACCTGGTCTGGTTGGACCGGTCCGAACCAAGGAGGTCCGGACCTCCTCCTGAGGAAGAGGACACTCACCGATGAAGACGAAGATCTGGTGGTGGGAGTATCGCAGCAGCATGGAGACCGACAGCGTCTGGAAGACAGAACAGACCCGGCTTCAGCTTCTcaccggttctggttctggttctggtcaaaCTTCTAGTCCATCGTTTCTTCATCGTCTTTAACTGTTCGCTTTATCTGGatcatttcaaacattttctaacaTCACTTAAACTAAAACGATCAGTTAGAGTCCCGCATCACTCTCCTCTTCATCACATCATCACTCTCCTCTTCATCACATCATcaccctcctcttcatcaccaccatcaccctcctcttcatcaccaccatcatcatcactttCCTTTTCATCACATCATCACCCTCCTCCTCATCACATCATCACTCTCCTCTTCATCActctcttcatcatcatcatcatcatcatcactctcttcatcatcaccaccaccatcatcctcctcttcatcactctcctcttcatcatcatcatcatcatcactctcttcatcatcaccaccaccaccatcatcctcctcttcatcactctcttcatcatcatcatcactctcttcatcatcatcatcactctcttcatcatcaccaccaccatcatcactctcttcatcatcatcatcactctcttcgtcatcatcatcactctcttcgtcatcatcatcactctcttcgtcatcatcatcatcactctcttcatcatcatcatcatcatcactctcttcgtcatcatcatcactctcttcgtcatcatcatcactctcttcgtcatcatcatcatcactctcttcatcaccaccaccatcatcactctcttcatcatcatcatcactcttcatcatcatcatcatcactctTCATaatcaccaccaccatcatcatcatcactctcttcatcatcatcatcactcttcttcatcatcatcatcactctTCATCATCActctcttcatcatcatcactctcttcatcatcatcactctcttcatcatcatcaccaccaccatcatcctcctcctcttcatcactctcttcatcatcttcatcactctcttcatcaccaccaccaccatcatcatcatcactctcTTCATCATCATTTAGATCCTTTATATTAGATCATTACACCTTTGGAATAATCTTCCTCACTACATCCGCTACACTGatagtaaattatattttaaaaagaatctgAGACACCATTTGATGCcctgaagtgtttttgttttattggctgttttattttacttattctttTGTACTTCCTATAgtaatttttaagaaattacatttttggaaatttttatatttgtaactgttttttactgtatgtttttaatgtggaccccaggaagactagctgtttgccatggcaacagctaATGGGTATCCttgataaaattacaaattacaaatcatcatcatcactcttcatcatcaccaccacgaAGATGACCATGATGACGAAGGCGGAGCAACTTACGAAGATGACCATGATGACGAAGGCTGCCACGTAGGACGTGCGGGCCATCCACATGCTGACAAAGCGGTAATGTTCTCCAGACACCACGTTCCTCAGGAAGCCTGCAGAGAAGCGCAGAGACGTCAGCGCCTGCGGGCGACAGGTGAGCGCGCCCTGAGTGGGCGGAGCCTGCGTACCTTTGTTCTCCTCGTTCTCAGCCAGCGCCTTCACGCTGGACATCAGGATGTCGTCGTAGCCCAGGAACTCGTCGAGCAGGAAGCGGCTGAAGCCGTCTCCGAAGCACTCGTCCTTGGTGGGATCTGCAGAGAGAGGACAGGTGAGGGCGTGGCCAGGTGAGCCGCGGGGGGGGCGAGGCGGAGGCGGAGTCTGACCCAGCGTGACGACCATGACGGGGATGTTGAGTCTCTGCCTGGTGCTCTGGGACAGGCGCAGGAAGCCGTACTCCAGCGAGTACTCCACCATGTACTCGTCCTGCGGCCACACTGAAACGGCAGCAGAGCGTCAGCGCCGGGCCCGACCCGACCGGACCCGACCGGAACCGGCCGCACACGGCAGGTGTGAACACGGCAGGTGTGAGGGCGGAGCCAGTGTGGCTTTACCTGCTCTGGTCATCATCTCCAGCTCGGACACTGAGTCCCGCAGCGGCTGCATACCTTTAGAGGCGGCGCTGAACGCCACGTCCTGGCTGGCGTTGGACCCGGCCGCTCCAGAACCTCCGGCCGCGAGCGACGGCTTCAGGCGCGGCTCTATGTCCAGCTCGAACTGCACACAGGTGGAGGCCACAGGTGGAGGCGCAGGTGGAGGCGCACAGGTGAGGATGGCGACTGAGACTCACCTGCACTGAGCTGTTGTCAAACACcgtcatctcctcctcctcttcctcgtctcCTCCCAGGCTGACCCCAGCCAccacccctcctcctcttcctcgctcctcctcctcctcctggaagACGGAGGAGTCGTAGTGCTGCAGGTAGACGGCGGCGCGGCTGGAGTTCCTCTGGATCTCCACCCTCAGGATGCCGTCCCGCGGCCAGCGGTCCCTCACCGCCTCCAGGCAGTTGATGGGGGAGCGTGAGAAGGCGATGTGGATGTAGGCgaggatgaagaggacgaaGAGCGCCTGACGCAGGGCggggagaggagcagcagagaaacGTCTCAGACTGACATCACCATTATTTTCACCATTAACaatggaaattaaacaaaaaagtttaatttccatttctttttcccTTTGGACTGAGAACCAATCAGCTGAGAGAACCAGCTGCTGCCCAGGTGTTCTGTTACCTTAGGAGGTAAAAAACTATGTTCCTACACTGTTGGTGTCTTTATGAACAGAGATGTAACAGAGGTGAGGCTCtaacactggggggggggggggggggttccgcACGCTACATTTGGCCTTCTACAAATTTTACTTCCGAGAACGTTTATTCCAttttttataaagtttttttctattgtttttctttaaagaatcTAAAAGGCTGTTAgatatttaaaactttatttctgaGGGTTTTACGTTGTGAGGTTGTCCTTTAGGGACGCTTATGTCTcgtgttttaatttaaattaatctgCCTCTTATTCTGAGTTTCCTTCTGGCTGCATAACAACTATAAACTCTGAttcctgctcctctctcctctaCCTTCATCCAGGCTGCAGCGCCACGGAGACATgaggagaaaataaattacattcaaGCAACAGAAGTCCTGAAGGAACCGGGAGTTCTGCAGGAACAGGGGGTTCTGCAGGAAACGGGGGGTTCTGGTGGAAACGGGGGGTTCTGGTGGAAACAGGGGGTTCTGGTGGAAACGGGGGGTTCTGGTGGAAACGGGGGGTTCTGGTGGAAACAGGGGGTTCTGGTGGAAACGGGGGGTTCTGGTGGAAACGGGTGGGTTCTGGTGGAAACAGGGGGTTCTGGTGGAAACAGGGGGTTCTGCAGGAACAGGGGGTTCTGGTGGAAACGGGGGTTCTGCAGGACGCCTCACCTTGAGCAGGACGAAGAACTCAAAGACTCTCCTGAAGGAGGGCGGGAAGAGGCGGGCGTAGGTGACGGCCATCTTGAAGAAGAGGGCGTGGAAGAGCCGGTCCCGGACGTTGATGAGCGGGTTCTGGTTGATGTTGGGGTTCCGGATCCTGTTGGGccccatgttgttgttgttcagggGAACATTGTTGTTGGCCTGGTTCTCCGACATGTCGCAACggcagcaggactctggagctCCTGAATCGGTTCCTAGGTCGGCATGGTTCTGGTCTGCTTCATGAACTCTGGTCCAGTTCCAGCAGAACCGTCCACAGATGAAGTCCCTGGAACCTGCAAGTTTCCAGAAGACACAGCTCAGTTATTTAAGTCGACCCCAGAACCAGCACAGGACATCTGCAGTCGGCAGATGGTACCAGCGCAGATCAGACCAGCTGATCTgatcagacccccccccctcagttCCAGGCTAACAAGCTGGTAGAGCAGCTCGTTAGCCTGGGTGTTCTAAAGAGTTCTAAAGAACTCAAATATCCCAAGTTGTCTCTCTTTCCACAAAGTAATCAAATGActttgctgagttctcctactgctctccaatctgcattgtttgttgttatgtcagcttttaactttttgttctctgtcatttttctcttcatagaaggtacacctggtctggcgttctgttagctgtgacatcatcaggggaggcagatcatcctctattaccatctaccatagaaagtactcctgggtcaatgtgagcttctgtgctttctgtgtctctgctctgtcttctctaacatagaaagtactcctgggtcaatgtgagcttctgtgctttctgtgtctctgctctgtcttctctaacatagaaagtactcctgggtcaatgtgagcttctgagctttctgtgtctctgctctgtcttctctaacatagaaagtactcctgggtcaatgtgagcttctgtgctttctgtgtctctgctctgtcttctctaacatagaaagtactcctgggtcaatgtgagcttctgagctttctgtgtctctgctctgtcttctctaagccccagtgggtggaggcagatgagcgttcacactgagcctggttctggttctgctggaggttctcctccctgttaaaggggagttttcctctccactgtcgcttcatgcatgctcagtatgagggattgctgcaaagccatcaacaatgcagacgactgtccactgtggctctacgctctttcaggaggagtgaatgctgcttggagagacttgatgcaacctgctgggtttccttagagaggaaactttctcaccaacctggaggatctgatggagtctgactttggaaag encodes the following:
- the tmem259 gene encoding membralin isoform X5, with translation MSENQANNNVPLNNNNMGPNRIRNPNINQNPLINVRDRLFHALFFKMAVTYARLFPPSFRRVFEFFVLLKALFVLFILAYIHIAFSRSPINCLEAVRDRWPRDGILRVEIQRNSSRAAVYLQHYDSSVFQEEEEERGRGGGVVAGVSLGGDEEEEEEMTVFDNSSVQFELDIEPRLKPSLAAGGSGAAGSNASQDVAFSAASKGMQPLRDSVSELEMMTRAVWPQDEYMVEYSLEYGFLRLSQSTRQRLNIPVMVVTLDPTKDECFGDGFSRFLLDEFLGYDDILMSSVKALAENEENKGFLRNVVSGEHYRFVSMWMARTSYVAAFVIMVIFVSCSAFVIMVIFTLSVSMLLRYSHHQIFVFIVDLLQMLEMNMTIGFPAAPLLTVILALVGMEAIMSEFFNDTTTAFYIILIVWLADQYDAICCHTNTSKRHWLR
- the tmem259 gene encoding membralin isoform X3 → MSENQANNNVPLNNNNMGPNRIRNPNINQNPLINVRDRLFHALFFKMAVTYARLFPPSFRRVFEFFVLLKALFVLFILAYIHIAFSRSPINCLEAVRDRWPRDGILRVEIQRNSSRAAVYLQHYDSSVFQEEEEERGRGGGVVAGVSLGGDEEEEEEMTVFDNSSVQFELDIEPRLKPSLAAGGSGAAGSNASQDVAFSAASKVWPQDEYMVEYSLEYGFLRLSQSTRQRLNIPVMVVTLDPTKDECFGDGFSRFLLDEFLGYDDILMSSVKALAENEENKGFLRNVVSGEHYRFVSMWMARTSYVAAFVIMVIFVSCSAFVIMVIFTLSVSMLLRYSHHQIFVFIVDLLQMLEMNMTIGFPAAPLLTVILALVGMEAIMSEFFNDTTTAFYIILIVWLADQYDAICCHTNTSKRHWLRFFYLYHFAFYAYHYRFNGQYSSLALVTSWLFIQHSMIYFFHHYELPAILQQIRIQEMLLQNQQAGQNQTALQDNLNNNTAAAGAGAGPAPAGASQSGEAGSDPLQGDPPLPSSSAAVGAGEVRAELNWVAQTAAIITEALGSSSDSGGGGGGGGGGGQGPVGAEISVEFWMGGGGGAETGASAGGAPDVVSLDVKAAVGGAETTPGDGRCQGEELVQKVEPSDVSAPPTDCPAPQSAGTDCGSPEQQSSAPLGTS
- the tmem259 gene encoding membralin isoform X1, translating into MSENQANNNVPLNNNNMGPNRIRNPNINQNPLINVRDRLFHALFFKMAVTYARLFPPSFRRVFEFFVLLKALFVLFILAYIHIAFSRSPINCLEAVRDRWPRDGILRVEIQRNSSRAAVYLQHYDSSVFQEEEEERGRGGGVVAGVSLGGDEEEEEEMTVFDNSSVQFELDIEPRLKPSLAAGGSGAAGSNASQDVAFSAASKGMQPLRDSVSELEMMTRAVWPQDEYMVEYSLEYGFLRLSQSTRQRLNIPVMVVTLDPTKDECFGDGFSRFLLDEFLGYDDILMSSVKALAENEENKGFLRNVVSGEHYRFVSMWMARTSYVAAFVIMVIFVSCSAFVIMVIFTLSVSMLLRYSHHQIFVFIVDLLQMLEMNMTIGFPAAPLLTVILALVGMEAIMSEFFNDTTTAFYIILIVWLADQYDAICCHTNTSKRHWLRFFYLYHFAFYAYHYRFNGQYSSLALVTSWLFIQHSMIYFFHHYELPAILQQIRIQEMLLQNQQAGQNQTALQDNLNNNTAAAGAGAGPAPAGASQSGEAGSDPLQGDPPLPSSSAAVGAGEVRAELNWVAQTAAIITEALGSSSDSGGGGGGGGGGGQGPVGAEISVEFWMGGGGGAETGASAGGAPDVVSLDVKAAVGGAETTPGDGRCQGEELVQKVEPSDVSAPPTDCPAPQSAGTDCGSPEQQSSAPLGTS
- the tmem259 gene encoding membralin isoform X2, with the translated sequence MSENQANNNVPLNNNNMGPNRIRNPNINQNPLINVRDRLFHALFFKMAVTYARLFPPSFRRVFEFFVLLKALFVLFILAYIHIAFSRSPINCLEAVRDRWPRDGILRVEIQRNSSRAAVYLQHYDSSVFQEEEEERGRGGGVVAGVSLGGDEEEEEEMTVFDNSSVQFELDIEPRLKPSLAAGGSGAAGSNASQDVAFSAASKGMQPLRDSVSELEMMTRAVWPQDEYMVEYSLEYGFLRLSQSTRQRLNIPVMVVTLDPTKDECFGDGFSRFLLDEFLGYDDILMSSVKALAENEENKGFLRNVVSGEHYRFVSMWMARTSYVAAFVIMVIFTLSVSMLLRYSHHQIFVFIVDLLQMLEMNMTIGFPAAPLLTVILALVGMEAIMSEFFNDTTTAFYIILIVWLADQYDAICCHTNTSKRHWLRFFYLYHFAFYAYHYRFNGQYSSLALVTSWLFIQHSMIYFFHHYELPAILQQIRIQEMLLQNQQAGQNQTALQDNLNNNTAAAGAGAGPAPAGASQSGEAGSDPLQGDPPLPSSSAAVGAGEVRAELNWVAQTAAIITEALGSSSDSGGGGGGGGGGGQGPVGAEISVEFWMGGGGGAETGASAGGAPDVVSLDVKAAVGGAETTPGDGRCQGEELVQKVEPSDVSAPPTDCPAPQSAGTDCGSPEQQSSAPLGTS
- the tmem259 gene encoding membralin isoform X4, with the translated sequence MSENQANNNVPLNNNNMGPNRIRNPNINQNPLINVRDRLFHALFFKMAVTYARLFPPSFRRVFEFFVLLKALFVLFILAYIHIAFSRSPINCLEAVRDRWPRDGILRVEIQRNSSRAAVYLQHYDSSVFQEEEEERGRGGGVVAGVSLGGDEEEEEEMTVFDNSSVQFELDIEPRLKPSLAAGGSGAAGSNASQDVAFSAASKVWPQDEYMVEYSLEYGFLRLSQSTRQRLNIPVMVVTLDPTKDECFGDGFSRFLLDEFLGYDDILMSSVKALAENEENKGFLRNVVSGEHYRFVSMWMARTSYVAAFVIMVIFTLSVSMLLRYSHHQIFVFIVDLLQMLEMNMTIGFPAAPLLTVILALVGMEAIMSEFFNDTTTAFYIILIVWLADQYDAICCHTNTSKRHWLRFFYLYHFAFYAYHYRFNGQYSSLALVTSWLFIQHSMIYFFHHYELPAILQQIRIQEMLLQNQQAGQNQTALQDNLNNNTAAAGAGAGPAPAGASQSGEAGSDPLQGDPPLPSSSAAVGAGEVRAELNWVAQTAAIITEALGSSSDSGGGGGGGGGGGQGPVGAEISVEFWMGGGGGAETGASAGGAPDVVSLDVKAAVGGAETTPGDGRCQGEELVQKVEPSDVSAPPTDCPAPQSAGTDCGSPEQQSSAPLGTS